The window TTGAATGCAACAAATCCAGGAACATCGGTTATGTGACGTGGTAAAAACAAGAGGGGATTAATTAAACTGTTAGTTATATGATAGTGCTGCGGGAAAGAGAAATGCGGTTTAAAACGAATTAGATTAAAACCTGTGTCTTTTTTAGCAAATTATGTCACTGTGGAGTTATTCAGAGTCAAGCTTGTTATGGTTTGACAACAGTTAGCGTTAGCAAGTCAGCGTAATGTCGGCTAGCTTGCGCTAACGTGCCACATAACGTTGTCAAAATGTCACATATTTTAACCCTTCTGAACCCAATCGGGTGCTCGTAACAACCAGGGATCTGCTACTTGTCTTTGTGTCAGTTTGCCAACCGCACTTTCAAAATTGAGCAAGTTGTATCGATAGAAAGAGTCACCTTTTAATTGTGTTAGGTTAGTCAAACCCTTGGCCAAACCTGAAATGATAGCAGGCTAATGCTAACGCTAGCGTTCTGTTCCCGTCAACTCAGCAAGTAACGGCTGTTTTAAAATGGTCGAAAGTAGCGCCTAGCTAACATGGGATCTGCCGACAACAGTCATTATAACCACATTAAGACAATCTGGTTAACAGTCATTATGTAAGGGGTTTCTTTAGCAAACTTAAAACAGTTAACAGGCAATGCTAGCTAGCATTGGCTTGTCACCCATCAACCATTTTACGTACCATGTACCATGTTCCCAGGATGATGGTCCCCGTCCGGACATGGCAACATCCACAGCACCTAGTGGTGTACAATCTGTCTCGACTTGGTTTAAAATGATGCATGTCCTCCACAAGCGTAGGAAGAAACATCGGGAGAACTTGTCGTGGCGGAAAATAATCTTCGCAGCATCAACAGCCAGCTAACGAACACGGAGGAACGCCCACCACTTCCCCTGACAACCTGCAGCGCGACACCGCGGATAAAAACAGACGCTCTGACTGGCGGTAAGAGGCGGGACCAGAGGATCACCTTTGACAGACAGGGATTTAAACCAATTGGCTTCAGGCCATGTTAGCGCTAGGTGATGCAAAAAAATCCTGAACAAAATtctaaacgcaacacttttgtttttgcccacATTTTTATGAGCTGAACTCAGATCTAAGACTTATTTCGCTTAAATATTGTTTACAAATCTGTCTTAATCTGtattagtgagcacttctcctttgccgaggaaatccatccacctcacaggtgtggtaTATCAAAATGCTGTtcagacagcatgattattgcaaaggtgtgccttaggctggccacaattaAAGGTCACTCTAAAATTTGAAGTTTTATCACACAGCACAATGCCACAGATGTTGCAAGTTTTGAGGGAGCGTGCAATTGGCATGATGACTGCCAGAATGTCAATCAGAGCCGTTGCCTGTGAATTGAATGTTCATTTCTCTAACATAAGCTGTCTCAAAAGGAGTTTCAGACAATTTGGCAGTACATCCAACCGGCCTCACAACCACAGACCACGTGTAACCCTACCAGTCCAGGACCTTCACATCCAGCATCTTCACCTCCACGATCATCTGAGACCAGCCACCCAGACAGCTGCTGCAACAATCGGTTTGCATAACCAAAGAATTTCTGCACAAACTGTCTCAAGGAAGCTCATCTGCATGCTCGTCGTCCTCACCAGGGTCTCGACCTGACTGCACTTCGTCGTCGTAACCGGCTTGAGTGGGCAAATGCTCAAATTCTATGGCGTCTTgcactttggagaggtgttctcttcacggaTGAATCCCTGTTGTCACTGTACAGGGCAGATGGCCGACAGCGTGCATGGCATCGTGTGGAACGGTTTGCTGATGTCAACGTTGAGGATCAAGTGGCCCATGGTGGCATGGGGTTATGGTACGGGCAGGCGTATGTTATGGACATCAAACACCTGTGAGGTGGCTGGATTAtttcggcaaaggagaagtgctcactaatacagatttgtgaacaatatttgagagaaatagtCCTTTTGTGTAAGTTTGAGtccagctcatgaaaaatgggggcaaaaactaAAGTGTTGCGCTTATAATTTTGGTAAGTGTAGTTTAACAAAAAGCTCCACTTATTAGCTTTTCCTTTAATAGGACAGTCTGGATTACCAAACAGGAAAAGCAGTTCATTGCCCAAGGGTACCAGATCTTCAGCAGACCAGTGAAGCAAATAGTGACAATTTCATTGTTTGCTTTTAATCCTGTTAAGCTAATTATAAGGCAACAATTGCATTACTGACCCAATCTTGAGGCCCCATCATATAGAGGGGCCGATAGctaaaactttattttaaagttgtttatatgatataaacaacacacacatatataaatacacatacactgtgtgtatatacatacttTACATTCAAAAACCACTACAATCAGTTATCTTTCTGTACTATGGTGTAACACCCACtgtactataataataatagtaataactataatacattttatttatatagcgcctttcatgaaacccaagcACACTTTACAGAAATGATTGTGACTAACTCTAGCTAAGAAAGGTTGTAGACCGTgttgttataataatataatacaatagCATGTATatccttttcattttcatacgtacattaaaaaaatgtatactctCACTGAATgctcataaaacataaaaatgcattgaggataaaactaaaaaaaatgtattttattaagaATTATTGAATACACAAATagtaaaaatataatttcatgGCACATTTATAGACGACATAATGTGTTATATCGTAGCAGTCGATCATAATTCAATTTATACTTCATTGTTATTTACATGTAATATACATCCACAAATAAGTTTCCCCCAGATTCTTCATTTCATATCTCATATCACATGAACAATTTTTCTGAATGAAATGGAGGATAACATTGATTTGTCACAGTGGATCAATTATTTTTGGGACAGCCAGAGCTGTAGACAGGATTTTAGAAAAGTGCATTAGTCCTGCATGCAGCTTTGATGGGCCCTGTTACACCTGGTGTGTAACAGAGGGGAGATGTTcatagcagacattttgacttatcATAGTAGTGTTACTGATGAGGTTAATAATTACTCTGTTctattcaagtgtcccagtgagATGTGAGTGTgccagtgagccagcatgcacaatccCAGCCCCATTAAACTGAGGCatgcagctaaatggaattcagccatcattcttaattttattttctttcatttctttccaTCTGTGCTTTTCTATTGttacatgtcaaaatgtctcccATGAAAAGACAAGCATTTTTTGTATGAAACTATTCAAGTGAAGAAAATGTGATCATGAAAGCAAACAAAGCTGCCACTTTAAAACAATAACATAGCAAAGTGTATCGTACATGGTTAATAATTCATTGATCACATATTACAGCGTTGACTATCTTCTTTCAACCATaaacaaaagtcataaaagatCAATATGCACTGGCTGACTACACTTGCTTTCCACAAAATAAATTATCAATGAACTGCAAAAACATATGAATTAAGTGCAAGAACCATAGAACACCTTAGAACAGAAGCTTCTCAATTCTCAAGGACCCGTTACAAAATAGATACTATACCGGGGACCCCTTACCAGATAGATACTATACCGGGGACCCCTTACCAGATAGATACTATACTGGGGACCCCTTACAAGATAGAAACTATACCGGGGACCCGTTACAAGATAGATACTATACCGGGGACCCCTTACAAGATAGAAACTATACCGGGGACCCCTTACAAGATAGATACTATACCGGGGACCCCTTACAAGATAGAAACTATACCGGGGACCCGTTACAAGATAGAAACTATACCGGGGACCCCTTACAAGATAGAAACTATACCGGGGACCCGTTACAAGATAGAAACTATACCGGGGACCCGTTACAAGATAGATACTATACCGGGGACCCCTTACAAGATAGAAACTATACCGGGGACCCGTTACAAGATAGATACTATACCGGGGACCCCTTACAAGATAGAAACTATACCAGGGACCCGTTACAAGATAGAAACTATACCGGGGACCCGTTACATGATGGAAACTATACCGGGGACCCCTTTCAAGATGGAAACTATACCAGGGACCCGTTACAAGATAGAAACTATACCGGGGACCCCTTACAAGATAGAAACTATACCGGGGACCCCTTACAAGATAGAAACTATACCGGGGACCCGTTACATGATAGAACCTATACCAGGGACCCCTTACAAGATAGAAACTATACCGGGGACCCCCATGTGTATGTCCCTTGAGCTGATTCAATGTAGACTATTTTTTACAATTCTATAGTCTCAGTTAtgcaaaagaacaacaaaatggaaGTATATTATTTGACATATTTACACAAGAGTCACAGGTTTGtttgattaaaatgtaatttttttagtagttattataaatttaaaaattaaattaatatttgttGAACTATGAagccttttgtaaaaaaataaactgctgGATAGGAGAAACAACGGTCGGGGTTTTTTgcacttctttaaaccaatcacaatagtctTGGGCGCAATGAGATCCACACGGagagacggtggctctgcaaaatggtctctggaaggaccttgttttggcggaacatttgcaccccgctAAAGAAAACGCTACatgcaatattaaatgaagttaactgttcacacagtaCAGTAACGTGAGCCATTAAATAGCCGGATACATGGTTGAATGTTATtttctcttaccagtgtatcgccgtgtgtattttgtaaatctccgccaatcggtcccaaaacatcccagttagagagtaaatgccgtCTGGTGCGTTGCACGATTTAGATCGTCTTCAAAACCTTTTCAGCGTGTCATGTTAGTTTGCTAGCTCCGATGTACTGTACGTTCTGGTTGCTGTTTCTTAAAGTGACCGGAGTTTAGAAcgtaaacacaaagaaaacagaaggtGAGGCACATCCAGCGGAACGGTCGTCGATCCAGACTAATATCATGATAATTTATATGAAAGAATTTGAAAACTTTTCCAAAGACGCCCTGGCGGGGTGCCACAGACTTTTGGGGGTCCCTGGACCCTACATTGAGAATCAAAAACATTAATGTGAAAGTTTTAAGTTAAACAACAACTTGTTCCCTGTCTGGTCTGTGATAATCTTCATCTGAAGCCCTCTGCTGGCCCAGAATATATCCTCCATTATCTTTCTTCTGCCATTTGTAGATTAATAGTGCTGCCAGTGCAGCTGCAAGTGCCACTCCTGTTACTCCTCCTGCAATAACAGCTGGAAACATAAATGACAGAGTTAGAATAGAGACACACAGTGAATTATTAAGTTAAATTCAGCGTACCATACTGCAAAATACCGGTAAAAACTTCTTTGTTCTCTAAGAAACTCTTGCTGTTTGCCAAAATAACAAATCCTGATCCGCTGTCTTTGTGTGCATCGTCAAATTCCAGGACTGAAGAATCCTAAAGACAAAAGTAGAAACGGTTGCACAACTTTATTTCCCGCTCTGCCATCTACATTATAAGGTGAAGAAATGGTGAGCTCTGTGAAAACAACTGTACATGGAGGGTATTCTTGGTTCCACCTCCTGCGTTTGCTGCAAACGTTCGGACATCTTCGCTGTTGGGGTTATACTCAAAGTTTTCCATTTCACCTGGCGAgacaaaaaagatgaaatacGTGTTTGGTTTTGGAAAAAATAATGACATGGCCAACAGATACAATGTTAAGTGGATTATAACTATGTTAAAGTCATTGTGTGTGGTGCGCAGCATTACCTTGTTGAGACCAATCCCCAGAGCCAGAAATGTCCAGGTCATATCCTGATCCCTCCAAATCTCCAGGAAGGACAGGAAACTAATTTCATGGAGAAAAAGTGATGAGGATATTTAAAGATGCAGACCACCACAAtatggtttcctgtcttattATCAGACACATGAAAAACAGACAATAGGTGAAGGAAGCCTATAAAGGTACTTTCCTTAAGAGGACAATAAAGGAATGAATCATGTCTTGGATACAAAGTCCCATTCCAGTACCACAATCTCAAAAGCACACTGTGACTGACAAACCCGTAGTGATGCAATTGTTATCACCAATAAAGTGTAATGAGTAGAGAATATAGCTCGAATTAAATGGTAAAGTCACTCCACCTATTTGGAAAAGCGATAAAAAGGTAACAGAACATAGAATCTTTTGTTTGCcctcaacacttttttttagggAGTAGCTCAAagtgaaacttaaaaaaaagcaattgcAAACATTTCTTTGAAAGTAAAAAATCCACAATCCACAAAACTGTACTGGATATTCCTTAGCTAGACTAATTGATGGGGATTAAATGGCCTGAATCCACTGTGACCAACATACAGGCTGTTCTTAATGACGAGGGAACGAATGATCAATCTACACTCAAAAAATTGGGTGGAggaataaaataacatttgttttagaAAATAACAAAGATCTGCAGCTGAGTACTCGGCAATCTGAACAGTCATACTGGGAAAACCCCTACCAGAAAATAGAATGGAAACATTTGTCAAGCAGGACCAGGGATTAAAGGGATGCAGGGAACCTGGTGTTTAACTTAAAAATGCTCCATAGTTTGTGTGTTTCGTCCAGTGTTAGGCTCCTTCCCACCGTCTACAGACATGAATGCAAGATGAACTTTTCCTTATAGGAGGgaatgttttctgtctgtgtgtgtcagcccTGCGATACACGGGCCCCCCGGGGCAGGACTCATGTCTATTGCATGCCGAGTGGGTCAAGGATGAATGAACTAGTTTATTAAGCAataagtataaataaaaatcattcaTCAATAATGTTGATGATCCATTAATTATTTGAGTCATTtgtagaacaaaaaaaaaaaacccgaaaaaaatgtatctgatTTCATGCTTTTAGCATGTgaggattttctgtttttctcttttctgtgttataAAAGGAATacctgtgtttttatgtattgttgATCGGACAAAATAAGCCATTTAAAGATATCAGCATTATTCATTTAATAATACACTGCATGGCAATTTAACATGCATGGGGGCAACttttattcataataattaCTTTAGATATTTTAAGTATGTGTTCCTACTTCAATACTATTACTTGTGAGTTTGAGTGCAGGAGCTTTACTTGTAATGGACTATTTTAACAGTGTGGTGTTTTACTTAAGCAGCCAATCTAAagcactttttccaacattggaaatattgtactttttactctagAGATATTTGATAGCTATGTGGATTATAATTTGCATACAATATAATAGACTTATTAAATGTGGTACACTGTTAATTAAAAGAAAGTAAACTATGTAAGTTATATATTTAAAGTTATATGATTAGCGTACACAGTAATGcattatttataattaaatgATATGCACAATAGTATGGGAATAATGGGAGCAGGGCCATTCTGCCTAAAGAggactttttgtacttttgatACTTGAAGTAAATCCAACTGGTAATACTTTAATACATTGATGTACATTTATCTAAGTCAAactttgaatgcaggacttttacttgtaattgattatatttaatatatcgGTGTTTTTACTTTGAATACTTCCACCAGTGctaataattaaatatatttaatggtGGAACTTAGAATATCTGCTTTCTGCCCTACTAATACAAGGAATTCCTACTAAAGATCGAAAAGCCATTAGGAGATTTCGGTAATAGATGTAAAATCCACAACATTGGGAGGTGTGATGTCCTTTGATTATTAATATCTTTAATTCTCTAACTACAATATTTGATCTGAAATTGAGTTTTAAAGACGGAAACGAATCCCTAAGACACCAAATAGGCCTAATTGTAATAGTTTCTAATGAGTGTTAAAAATCCATTATTGATTAAATTAAATAGACATGCTTAAGCAAATAAGCATGAATAAATCCGACTATTGTAGCCGTCAATAAATGTAGGTAACTGTACTTAAAATtgtaaataagaagaaaaaatgtttaTGATTTAAACCAAATCCCAACAAACAATATGATCGTAAACACACGTACCGTACAGTATTCTAACACTGGTTAACTTCAGGAAGTGAGAAAGGTGAGCACATCGGCACACCGTCTACACTGTTAATGTGTCTAGCACGTTCTCTTAACACTTCCATggtttaaaaactgaaaatgacttACCGACATATGGATAGGATGTATTAATCCcaaagctaaaaacaaaaaagatacagataTCCCCATGTTGCAGTTGAGTTGGTGTCAGTTTATTTTGTCCGCTTCTTCCTCCTCCGCAGGTGTTTGATTGAACCTCGAGCCCAAACCCCGCCCACTAATAAAACATGTAGAACTTGAGATGTTCACAGAGAGCACCTGAAGAAAACATCTATTCATTTGTGTGTCGTttttaaaatcataaaatgatGCAATGGACCTGTAGAACTTCTATAAATGTCCTGGAACTAAAAAAATAGTAAACTGAGTTGCAAGAAATGATTGGAAagacatttacatatatatatttggctTTCCTAAATGTTTATCTATTTACAGGTCTACGTTATGGTAGAAGAACATGAGTAAAAATAAGGTCTacatcagacaaacaaaccCAGACTTTGTCATACAGAGTGACTTATGTATGATTGATGTGTTAGCTGTATTCTAATTATGTTGTGAAAGTGCAAGGCTGAGCTACTACCTAATTCATATACCTTTGGGTAATCTATTTCAATGCTTTATATGTTTAAGATTGGTTGTTCATGTAAAAACTCTAAATTTGAAAACTAAGAGCATAGGCGGAATGTATTAGAATACAGTTACCTCTGACACATAGGGCAATAATAGCATAAAGTTCTACAAAACAAGATTAGGATACGGCTGTATTTCTTCCATCAATTGACTACACAGCTAATctcaatttaattaattataagacttctaaaaccaattgaaatgtaatggagtagaGTCATAAGATAAAATACTCTAATAAACATTTTACCTAAAATACCGTATTTAGTATACACACATTTATCTtaatcattttgaatttaaaaagttCTGTCAAAAAGTTGGTACACTACTTAAAAAATAGCATCCGTTAAAGCATGTGTAGCAATAGTTATAACCGTTTATCATTTCTGGGAATAGCTAAAACAGTTTGAAAATAACGTACATGAGGAAAAACCACAACAATGCTGGTCAAATGTTAGAAGAACAGTTTAATCATAGTCACAATTCTGCTTCCAAAAATGAGTTGTTTTCTTCATCTAACATCTGGAAATGTACATAAGGCCACCTGAAAATGTACATGACTTTGACAGTGTGACAAAACTCATATGTTCATATTTATATAATTGACAATATTTTACATTGCTTTTGCTTACAAGGTAGAAGCTGTTCCAAAATACAGCACTCTTCTGTACAAAAATAATTCTTGTCATATCCTGTGAAGTTTCCATGGTAGCAGAGAGGACTAAATGCAGCCTCAGTTTTAGTagagtgttttgttttcttcattttaaactGTCACACTTCAGAAAGACGAACAGTGGATGTTACAGCTCCGGTACAAATAGAGGCTGGCCTTTCCCATaacagattaaaaacaaaaaccatgCCAGATTGTGAAGccataaacctttttttttcctttaaaataacACTTGATCAAATAAAACTGTATACATTATATTCAAGGGGAAAGGAGTGATGAATATACACACATCAAAATGCACATTTGCCTTTTTCTCCCCAAAAAGTGTAAAAGACATCCCATTTACAGCATAAACGTTTACAAATGTACAACTGTACAGACGAAATAAAAGCATCACTACAAATTTAGAGCAAGGCCTGCCAAACACCACGACTAGACAATTTTTTCTTCAATTAAACTAATAATCTTACACATTAACTGCACATATACTACATGTATTCTACAATTATTCATATGAAGCAAAGAAGCCATCACTACGAGCATTACAGGTGAATTGTCTAGTTTTCGATGGCCCCACCAGCCTCCATCGATGCACTTGCATACCCAACCAaatgaaaagttttaaaaaacaaaaacagaaccaTTAAAAAAGGTTCTTTAAGTATCCCTTTCTTCAGCTTATCGCACTACTTCTAGTTCATTTCACCTCAGTTGTTTAATGCTGGGATAAGCTCCActtcacaatatatatatatttttggacTACACCGACCTTCAGGCGGTTGGGGTTCCATCATCGCTGCAAGCCCCCTACCCAAAAGCAACAATTTACTCTTACATAAAGATGCTATACATTGCTAAACTACTTCTACGCAAGAGATGATTATTCAGTACATAAAAGATACCATTTCTAGGGCAGTGTTCATCTCAAAGTACAAGACAGATAAGAGGTTACACAAAAcatgataaagaaaaaaatcattccaAGGATTAAAACCTGTCACAGCATGCCAACACATACCCCACTCCCACCCCACTATCCCCACAAAAAGCCCCCCACTACGGTCATTTCATGTTAAGATTATACCAGGTTACACACCCACTCTATAACCAAACCACATGCTCTACTTCTTTAAGTTAATGGTagctttttattttgcataaaccCCGAGTGATCACCTGGATGAGGGATAGACGGCTCAGATGGGGCTCAGTGGATGCAGCAGCTCAGGTTGGTCAGTCTGTAAAATTAAGTACCGAAACTGTTCAGATAATTACACCAGGCAGACTACAAGCTCCGGGGTAAACAACACCCCTCCAAATTAGCCTGGAAAATGAGGCAAGAATAAGCCACCACTGGAAATCACCACCTTGGACTAAAGCACCAATCCCCAAAGCAAAGCTCGCACACAGGTCTCGAAGACCTCTGGGTGTCTGTGGCACAGGACACATAGTACTCACCTGTGGACGGAGGGGTTTAAAATCCATCCATACTATGTAGTGCTATATTATAAACTAATCCATCAGCTGCTTTGGCATGGGAAAACATGTTTACTGTGCATGGgataatatacaaatataatattCAATTGCCTAGACTTAGAACAGCTGACACAATAAGTCTGGTTACAAAACAagtggaattgttttttttaaaaggatcaCTCAGTTTAGCCTTATAAAATCACTTGCTGGTGTTAATTGTAGGAATTGGAAATTTCAGCAAATGTgtatacgtttttttttctacagagaATTTACAaggtaaaaaactaaatgtacaaGAGAATATGAAAACCAGTGAAATACATCAATTACATCATTAACAATGGGCTTGTGCTTTACCCAGGAAAGAAAAATCGGCCTGCTGACTGTGGGGGCCACTCTAGGGACCTGCACCAGGGGTGGCAGAGTGGCAGGGATCAGTTGTCACAGCGTTCTTAGGTGAAGTtgacttgtctttttttttttttcttttttttggtaattCCCCAAAAATGGGATAACAGATGATGTCAAAGGCTAACCCCTATGGCTAAGGAGCATCTCTCGTAGGAACAGGGGGGTTTGGGGCTCGTACTCCTCCACTTCTTCAGGGGACCCGGGATGTTGACATGACTACATGAGGCCATTCGGTGGGCCACCGATGGGACCCAGTTCAGATCCACTCTTCATGTAGTACTTTTCCAGCTTGGCCAGAATGTGCTTCCCGTAGGTGTACTTACGTAAAGTGGCTATGTGAGGCCGGATCTGACAAGGGAGAGATGGCAAATTTCAGCAGATTCAAAGTAGAATTAAAATGATTAGTGGATTAATCAATCAATTGatcaaaaactttattttttaatttttatttctgAAGGAAAAATGCCAAAGATTAACTAGTTCCAGCTTCTAAAATTAGTTTTACAATTAGTGCTTTGTGAAAGTAAACTACATATTTTTAGGCTTGGGACTATATTATATACTCTATTTTTAGAGGGACGTTACAAAAGGATAATATTGTTTCCACATCTGGCTCAGACAATCAAATTGGCTCAAAGTCAAGACTCCGGTTTTCTGATGTTAAAGGTTGAAGATGTATTTGATCATTGGTATACTAAATTTATGGAAAAACAGGTGCACATTTTTTCCGATTTTTTGCACTTAGTCCAAATAATAAGAACTCCTTTTGATGTGCATATAAGCCCCCTCATTCCATATCTGCATAATCACACAGATTTAGTAGTTTTACCAACCTTGTGCATGATGATTTTGCGCTGAGCAGGTTCTGCCATGTCAATCATTCTTTGGACAACGTAGTTGGCATACTGGTCCTTCATCATGGTGTACAGAGCGCTGTGGGGCCCGTCTTTCTGGCAGCACACTTCATCTATCAGCAGTGCCCTCTCTGCACGTGAAGAGTGGATGACACACTTCTCCACTACATTACTaaggaaaaaggaaataaaggaaAAGCTTTAATTACAAATGCATTACAGAGCAGAAGGAGTCACAGTACTGACCAGTCATGG of the Etheostoma spectabile isolate EspeVRDwgs_2016 chromosome 18, UIUC_Espe_1.0, whole genome shotgun sequence genome contains:
- the LOC116706627 gene encoding syndecan-3 isoform X2, with the protein product MGISVSFLFLALGLIHPIHMSFPVLPGDLEGSGYDLDISGSGDWSQQGEMENFEYNPNSEDVRTFAANADSSVLEFDDAHKDSGSGFVILANSKSFLENKEVFTAVIAGGVTGVALAAALAALLIYKWQKKDNGGYILGQQRASDEDYHRPDREQVVV
- the LOC116706627 gene encoding syndecan-3 isoform X1 — translated: MGISVSFLFLALGLIHPIHMSFPVLPGDLEGSGYDLDISGSGDWSQQGEMENFEYNPNSEDVRTFAANAGGGTKNTLHDSSVLEFDDAHKDSGSGFVILANSKSFLENKEVFTAVIAGGVTGVALAAALAALLIYKWQKKDNGGYILGQQRASDEDYHRPDREQVVV